The sequence aagcaaggagcCTCCTTTGAGTCTATTCCTTTGCAACATCCATGAGAGCAACTCTGGGAGAAGAGCTGAGCCTTCAGGCACTGCCCTCAGCAGATCCCCTTTTATGCTGGAGATGGTGGTACGGAGCAAGCTGTGTTAGAGAAGTGACTCTGgcctgtccctgcctgtggaCACAGGactgccccacagcagcacagtgagCAAGTGACAAGAGCAATCAGTCCTCACAGCAACACAAGGGCTCTGAAGGAGAACATGGGAAGTGAAATGGAGAGCAGCTCGGGAAAGACCAAGCCCTGGGGctccctggcagtgctgctgtgccaggaCTCTTCTCCCCTCCACCTCTGCACACAGCAAAGTGCCCCTGCAGATCCATCACAGGTCTCTGAGGAAGGATCTCAGGCAAGCTAATCCCTTCAGGgtcctttttcatttaaatacagagTCTGGGTCCTTGTTTACACCAAGCATGCAAATGTTGATACAGAAATAGAGGAGgataaaaaatgacatttctttttggACAATAATTTCACAAGTAAtgcaaagcaaaactaaaaatactgaCAAACTAACAACCAAACAAATCAATATCTGGGTCTCTTATGGTTAAATTGTGAGTGATAtgcaggagaagaaaggcagtTTATTGCTTCTGAAATACATTCAGTCATGAGGTTCCACACTGCGTCCTTCAGTTCCTGGTTCttcatgctgtagatgagggggttcactgctggaggcaccactgAGTACAGAACTGCCAGCAAGTGATTCAGGGATGAGGTGGACATGAAAGGGGGCTTCAGATAGGCAAaaaaggcagtgctgctggaCAGGAATACCAtggccaggtgagggaggcacgtggaaaaggctttgtgccggccCTGCTCCAAGGGGATCCTTagcacagccctgaagatctgcacataggacaccacaaggaaaacaaaacatgcaagaaGTAAATATGCTGTAACCACAATAAGCCCAACTTCTCTGAGGTaggcatctgagcaggagagcttgagaaTCTGGggaatttcacagaagaactggtccagggcattgccttggcagagggggagggaaaaggtaTTGGCAGTGTGCAGCATGGCActgagaaagccactgccccaggcagctgctgccatggtGATGCAAGTTCTGCTGGCCATTATTGTCCCGTAGTGCAGGggtttgcagatggcaacgtagcggTCATAAGCCATGATGGTGAGAAGGAAAAACTCTGCTGTgacaaagacagcaaagaaaaagacctGGGTAGCCCAACCTTTGTAGGAAATGGctctggtgtcccagagggaattgGCCATGTCTTTGGGAACAGTGGTGGTAATAGtgcccaggtcgaggagggcaaggttgaggaggaagaagtacatgggggtgtggaggcggtggtcgcaggctacagctgtgaggatgaggccgttgcccaggagggcagccaggtaaatgcccaggaagagcctgaagtgcagaagctgcagcttgGGTGTGTCTGCGAATGTTAGGAGGAGGAACTCTGTGGGGAAGCTCCTGTTGGACATTTGCAGCCTCAGGGCATAGTTACCTGTccatggaggaaaagaaagaggcaagTTAGAGAGACTTCTCTGAGCAAATCTTATATCATATTTCACCAAATCCTTCTCAACAAGACTCACAGCCTCTTCCCGTAAGACATGCTCCTGCCTTGAGCTATCAGTTTTGCTTCAGAAGGGCATGCAGGCACCAGGCAGATCCTCTGTGGGCTCAGCAGGAGTCAGTACTGCTTTAGAGTATCTGGTGAAGAGCACCGGGGACACATCTCAGCTGCTCACTGTCCAGAGGCATCTCCCTGTTTGCAggtgctgagcatgatgccCAACAGTCCCACAAGAAACAATGTTGGTACTGTCTCTAGTCTGAGGGCTGTGAAGGGGAATTAGGAGGTTCCTCACAGACCTACAGATATCTTTCAGTGTAATGCTCTGTGAGTCCCTTCTACAAACCTGACAACTCCATTGTCATCCCCCTAACTGCCCTTCATGATAAGAAGGTGAACGGTGGGACTGTAGAGAGTGCCTTCCCTTCATGTAACCCCTGCCTTGGTCTTCCCTGTCAAGAATCTCACCCAAAAATGCCCTGGAGGTGCTGTGGAGCTTTGAGCAGCTTGCCCAATGCAGCAGCCtccgggcagcagcaggaccctgccctTCTGGGAGGGTTGCCACAGTGCCCTGTgatggttttactcaggtgggcagctgagttcTGCCACAACCACTGTCTCACTCCCCTacctcaaagggaaagggtgagaaaattgttttggaGAATTAGAAAGCAGGTATTCTTTATTAACAGTGCTAGGTATATGTCAGAAAATTCCACCAAACATGTACATCTAAGCAAGGCAATGAGTACATATTTATGGTATGGTGATATACATATTGATGCAATTTCCAAGAAAGGTCAGGATTTATGCTAATGGCTTCTCAGAACTAATTATCATACTGTCCCTCCTACTTTCACATGCACAGTACCCTCTGGTGGTTGCACTTTGAGGTCTTTCTGATGAAGGCTCGTAATATTCTTCACCttggatttttctcctttccatttttgcGCATTCTCTGTCATTGTTTACAGCTtctgcagttttgcttttttacaaACTCAGCTAATTTAATTGTTTAAGTTCTTCTTTGGGCACTGTGTTCCTTCTTCAGCCGCAATTTTGTGGCTAGAGCCAAGACTTACCAGGCAAGGCCTGATACAACAATTTAGCAATTTTAGCAATCCCTTCAGTTTACTATGTTACATATTTTGTGGCTTATACTTTTTGTTTCAGTCCCCCCTTTTCTAT comes from Cygnus olor isolate bCygOlo1 chromosome 31, bCygOlo1.pri.v2, whole genome shotgun sequence and encodes:
- the LOC121062531 gene encoding olfactory receptor 14A16-like codes for the protein MSNRSFPTEFLLLTFADTPKLQLLHFRLFLGIYLAALLGNGLILTAVACDHRLHTPMYFFLLNLALLDLGTITTTVPKDMANSLWDTRAISYKGWATQVFFFAVFVTAEFFLLTIMAYDRYVAICKPLHYGTIMASRTCITMAAAAWGSGFLSAMLHTANTFSLPLCQGNALDQFFCEIPQILKLSCSDAYLREVGLIVVTAYLLLACFVFLVVSYVQIFRAVLRIPLEQGRHKAFSTCLPHLAMVFLSSSTAFFAYLKPPFMSTSSLNHLLAVLYSVVPPAVNPLIYSMKNQELKDAVWNLMTECISEAINCLSSPAYHSQFNHKRPRY